The following proteins come from a genomic window of Brevibacillus antibioticus:
- a CDS encoding acetyl-CoA carboxylase biotin carboxyl carrier protein: MKLHELREFIKLVNQSSIEELEWEKGKTRIVIKKSAPAEVVAVHAPVQVGEVQHGYQEAAATAESVDVVAKVPKEVTQQVMSLGVGLFYAEVTVGQTVQAGEKVGRCTADALQLSTDITTPVSGIITEILAVDGQFVDYGKAVLVVKTQ, from the coding sequence ATGAAGCTGCATGAACTGCGTGAATTTATCAAGCTGGTGAATCAGTCTTCCATTGAGGAGCTGGAATGGGAGAAGGGCAAGACTCGAATCGTAATTAAGAAAAGCGCACCAGCCGAAGTCGTGGCTGTCCATGCGCCTGTACAGGTGGGCGAAGTGCAGCATGGTTATCAAGAGGCAGCCGCCACTGCTGAGTCTGTCGATGTCGTTGCTAAGGTACCTAAGGAAGTGACACAGCAAGTCATGTCTTTGGGAGTAGGACTGTTTTATGCGGAAGTGACAGTAGGGCAGACTGTTCAAGCAGGCGAAAAAGTTGGACGTTGCACGGCTGATGCTCTTCAGCTTTCTACCGACATTACGACTCCCGTTAGCGGCATTATCACCGAAATTCTTGCGGTGGATGGTCAGTTTGTCGATTATGGAAAAGCAGTGCTCGTTGTCAAAACTCAGTAG
- a CDS encoding acyl-CoA carboxylase subunit beta, giving the protein MVAHMSNNMYEKIDELMERKYKIQLGGGDTRIDAQHNRGKLTARERIELLLDPDTFMELNPFVEHRATHFGLDQMEAPGEGVVTGYGKINGRPVYLFAQDFTVFGGALGEMHAMKIAKVMDLAAKNGAPFIGLNDSGGARIQEGVSSLDGYGTIFYRNAIYSGVIPQISVILGPCAGGAVYSPAITDFVFMVEKTSQMFITGPKVIETVTGEKISAEDLGGAKVHSTVSGNAHFTAETEQEVLEGVRRLLSFLPQNNRDRAPVIKEKENNGWQEDLLELVPAESTKVYDVRKVIEKIVDHGDFMEVQPNFARNIVIGLARIDGHSVGIIANQPKVMAGGLDIHSSDKLARFIRFCDCFNIPLLTFEDVSGFFPGINQEHGGIIRHGAKILYAYSEATVPKITVILRKAYGGAYVALNSKSIGADVVYAWPNAEIAVMGPEGAANVIFAKEIEQSEDPAATRAEKIALYREKFANPYVAASLGMVDDVIDPRETRQKVAQALEMLRNKQEDRPYKKHGNIPL; this is encoded by the coding sequence ATGGTGGCCCATATGAGCAACAATATGTACGAAAAAATTGATGAATTGATGGAACGCAAATATAAAATCCAGCTTGGTGGCGGAGATACTCGCATCGATGCCCAGCATAACCGCGGCAAGTTGACTGCACGCGAGCGAATCGAGCTCCTGCTTGATCCAGACACCTTTATGGAGCTGAACCCGTTTGTTGAGCACCGTGCTACGCATTTTGGTCTCGACCAGATGGAGGCACCAGGCGAAGGTGTCGTGACGGGCTACGGTAAAATCAATGGTCGCCCTGTCTATTTGTTCGCGCAGGATTTCACGGTGTTTGGCGGTGCATTGGGTGAGATGCACGCGATGAAAATTGCCAAGGTGATGGACTTGGCAGCGAAAAACGGCGCTCCCTTTATCGGTCTAAACGACTCTGGCGGGGCACGCATTCAAGAAGGAGTAAGCTCACTGGATGGCTACGGCACGATTTTTTATCGCAATGCCATTTACTCCGGCGTGATTCCGCAAATCTCTGTCATCCTCGGTCCGTGTGCGGGAGGAGCCGTTTACTCCCCAGCGATTACGGATTTCGTGTTCATGGTTGAGAAGACGAGCCAAATGTTCATCACAGGTCCAAAAGTGATCGAGACCGTTACAGGTGAAAAAATATCCGCCGAGGACCTAGGCGGAGCCAAAGTCCATTCGACAGTGAGCGGCAATGCCCATTTTACGGCAGAGACCGAACAAGAAGTATTGGAAGGAGTGCGCAGGCTACTCAGCTTCCTGCCACAAAACAATCGTGATCGCGCACCTGTGATAAAAGAAAAGGAAAATAATGGTTGGCAAGAGGATCTCTTGGAGCTGGTACCTGCTGAAAGCACCAAAGTATACGATGTGCGCAAAGTCATTGAAAAAATCGTGGATCACGGTGATTTCATGGAAGTACAGCCGAACTTTGCCCGCAATATCGTGATCGGTCTGGCGCGTATTGATGGACATAGTGTCGGCATTATCGCCAACCAGCCGAAGGTCATGGCAGGCGGACTGGATATTCATTCATCGGATAAGCTGGCCCGGTTCATCCGTTTTTGCGATTGCTTCAACATTCCGCTGCTGACCTTTGAGGATGTCTCTGGCTTTTTCCCAGGAATCAATCAGGAGCATGGAGGGATTATCCGTCATGGGGCGAAAATCTTGTATGCATACTCAGAAGCAACGGTTCCCAAAATCACCGTGATTCTGCGCAAAGCTTACGGAGGAGCTTATGTGGCGCTCAACTCCAAATCGATTGGAGCAGATGTCGTGTATGCATGGCCGAACGCAGAGATTGCCGTCATGGGTCCCGAGGGAGCAGCCAACGTTATTTTTGCAAAGGAAATCGAACAAAGTGAGGACCCGGCTGCGACTCGCGCAGAGAAAATTGCCCTCTACCGTGAAAAGTTTGCCAATCCCTATGTCGCGGCAAGTCTCGGGATGGTGGATGACGTCATCGACCCGCGCGAAACCCGCCAAAAGGTCGCCCAGGCCTTGGAAATGCTCAGAAACAAGCAGGAAGATCGCCCGTACAAAAAGCACGGGAACATCCCACTTTAG
- the meaB gene encoding methylmalonyl Co-A mutase-associated GTPase MeaB, with protein sequence MTGGKADKNFLNVSSKARLPRLSVNQYVTGVRDSNRTVLAQAITLVESNAPAHMDMAQEVIKQLLPHTGQSIRIGISGVPGAGKSTFIEAFGSMLCEKGHRVAVLAVDPSSTVTRGSILGDKTRMELLSRNPQAFIRPSATGGTLGGVNRKTRETMLICEAAGYDVILVETVGVGQSETTVRSMVDFFLLLMLTGAGDELQGIKKGIMEIADALLINKADGENRTRALIAKGEYNRVLHYLQPATTGWETKAYMCSSLTGEGIEDIWEVIGQFRETTIQSGGFESRRKAQLLDWMHSMAQDYLRATFFGNQQVAELLPSIEGAVASGEISPTSAVQQLVAIYESAIMKKE encoded by the coding sequence ATGACCGGGGGCAAGGCTGACAAGAATTTCTTGAACGTTTCCTCCAAGGCACGTCTCCCACGCTTATCAGTGAATCAATATGTCACAGGCGTACGAGATAGTAACCGAACGGTTTTGGCACAGGCAATCACGCTGGTCGAGAGTAATGCTCCCGCTCATATGGATATGGCTCAAGAGGTGATTAAACAGCTGCTTCCTCATACAGGTCAATCCATACGCATAGGGATATCCGGTGTGCCAGGTGCAGGCAAGAGCACGTTCATTGAAGCATTTGGCAGTATGCTTTGCGAAAAAGGTCATCGTGTCGCTGTTTTGGCCGTTGATCCGAGCAGTACGGTTACACGCGGAAGCATTCTCGGTGACAAGACGCGGATGGAGCTCTTGTCGCGCAATCCACAGGCGTTCATCCGACCTTCTGCCACGGGTGGCACGCTGGGAGGAGTCAATCGGAAGACGCGGGAAACAATGCTGATCTGTGAGGCAGCAGGCTATGATGTGATTTTGGTCGAGACGGTCGGGGTCGGACAGAGTGAGACGACAGTCAGGTCTATGGTCGATTTCTTTTTACTGCTGATGCTGACAGGGGCAGGCGATGAACTGCAAGGAATCAAAAAAGGCATCATGGAAATAGCAGATGCGCTTCTGATCAACAAAGCCGATGGGGAAAACCGCACGCGTGCCTTGATCGCCAAAGGTGAATACAATCGTGTTCTGCATTACTTACAGCCGGCAACAACTGGCTGGGAGACGAAGGCATATATGTGTTCCTCGCTGACAGGGGAAGGCATTGAAGATATTTGGGAGGTCATCGGTCAATTTCGTGAAACCACCATCCAATCAGGTGGCTTCGAGAGCAGGCGCAAAGCGCAGCTACTCGATTGGATGCACAGTATGGCTCAGGACTACTTGCGCGCGACCTTTTTCGGCAACCAGCAAGTAGCCGAGCTGCTTCCCTCCATTGAAGGAGCTGTTGCGAGTGGCGAGATTTCACCGACGAGTGCCGTACAGCAATTAGTGGCGATCTATGAGAGTGCGATCATGAAAAAGGAATAG